Proteins encoded by one window of Diachasmimorpha longicaudata isolate KC_UGA_2023 chromosome 20, iyDiaLong2, whole genome shotgun sequence:
- the LOC135171591 gene encoding uncharacterized protein LOC135171591, with protein MTGQLTQEEMDRVTELTRKMISWKGQNTVMRGFLQLYQTKPPELPVLEARVAKYLQLYEHFETLMDELDELDQAGKYHKLAERFEIEATHFEVLTEAERAKNPRPSASASTIEDQETNARTVSSLSVSRYKVKLPESKLPIFKGDVGKYISWKTEFNSVIGNRDDIDPADKLRFLKSALEGEAYNKIQMLDLNDANYERAWQVLDKVYYDERVIISRHLHALLSLPRQDKEEASGLSNLVDITRQHLESLKSMDVDIGEPIIVALLERRIHKTTLDAWDEKQERDKFPKLDDMLEFISRRASRLLTRAKDKPVQMQTNTSAKQNAQKSNTQKRLPQSTHAFTAAPSKACPACQETQHFSIYRCEKFKTLPVTERVKIATEAKVCLNCLNHHGKIPCRYGPCKHCPEYHNTLLHRDQSNSQKTTVMTARTLSNQLMTTAIIHVLDKSQRAVKCRVLLDTGASSNFMTERLTNILNLHRKPYKIPIETLHELNTFTKDVVTATIKSTQSQYSMELSFLTVPRIASNIPMETVSRESLNIPKNIRLADPEFHVPAPVDLLIGTGPTLDLLSIGQIKLSSPNSPPLSLQKTQLGWIIGGTMPTESSTSAPARCHFTNVSQKKEDITFDLQRFWEIEEGPQEKHLSKEELQTVEHFKQSFSRDSSGRYTVALPFNGKEKLLGESYSMALKRYHGLERKFNRDPELQQQYSSNIQEYLQLNYLTEVKDASEPGFYLPHHAVVKKDSLKTKVRVVYDASAKSTTNISLNDCLMVGPTLQADIFWLILQFRCQPYVLTGDIEKMYLQFSIRPEDRKYQRILWRKANGELATFQLNNVTFGLASSPFQAVQCLHQLADDEAHRYPEAAEILKTNVYMDDLLTGFETIQGGIQTREAITSLLEAGGLTIRHWASNNPQLLQGLPPEAIHQTLQLDEGSTLKTLGVFWDAQSDSIVYTVKPVVQKKTITKRFIMSEIAKIYDPLGLLGPVILSAKTIIQKLWQVKSSWDESVPEHIQTEWTEFCLQLNTLLYESLVVRFRRVADPLIEGC; from the coding sequence ATGACGGGTCAATTAACTCAAGAAGAAATGGACCGAGTCACGGAACTCACCAGGAAAATGATTTCGTGGAAAGGCCAGAACACAGTCATGAGAGGTTTCTTACAGCTATATCAAACTAAACCTCCGGAATTGCCTGTTCTAGAAGCGAGGGTGGCAAAATACCTCCAATTATACGAGCATTTTGAGACCCTGATGGATGAATTGGATGAGCTGGACCAAGCGGGAAAATATCACAAACTAGCAGAAAGATTTGAAATTGAAGCAACACATTTTGAAGTGTTAACAGAAGCGGAGAGGGCAAAAAACCCTCGCCCATCAGCATCAGCATCAACTATTGAAGACCAAGAAACGAATGCACGAACCGTTTCCAGTCTATCTGTATCAAGATACAAAGTGAAATTACCTGAATCAAAGCTTCCTATATTCAAAGGTGATGTAGGCAAATACATTTCATGGAAAACAGAATTTAATTCCGTGATTGGCAATCGAGACGACATCGATCCTGCCGACAAACTCAGGTTCCTCAAATCAGCATTGGAAGGCGAGGCATacaacaaaattcaaatgCTAGACTTAAATGATGCTAATTATGAGCGAGCATGGCAAGTACTCGACAAGGTATATTATGATGAACGAGTTATCATCTCTCGTCATCTTCATGCACTCTTAAGCCTGCCACGCCAGGACAAGGAGGAAGCCAGCGGACTTTCCAATCTCGTCGATATAACACGGCAGCATCTGGAATCTCTGAAGTCAATGGACGTAGACATTGGAGAACCCATCATAGTAGCCTTACTTGAGCGGAGAATCCATAAAACCACGTTGGACGCGTGGGATGAAAAGCAGGAACGAGACAAGTTCCCAAAGCTTGATGACATGTTGGAGTTCATATCCAGGAGAGCTTCCAGACTACTGACTCGTGCCAAAGACAAGCCAGTACAGATGCAAACAAACACGAGTGCCAAACAAAACGCTCAAAAATCAAATACGCAGAAAAGGCTGCCACAATCAACGCATGCATTTACGGCAGCCCCAAGCAAAGCCTGTCCAGCGTGTCAGGAAACACAACATTTTTCCATCTATCGATGCGAAAAATTCAAGACATTGCCAGTCACCGAACGAGTAAAAATTGCTACTGAGGCAAAGGTATGTCTAAACTGCTTAAATCATCATGGGAAAATTCCCTGTCGCTACGGGCCCTGCAAGCATTGCCCCGAATATCATAATACATTATTACATCGAGATCAAAGCAATTCACAAAAGACAACAGTCATGACAGCAAGAACTCTATCAAACCAGCTCATGACTACTGCTATCATTCACGTGCTCGATAAATCACAGCGAGCCGTGAAATGCCGTGTCTTGTTGGACACGGGAGCATCATCAAATTTCATGACGGAAAGATTGACAAACATTCTCAATCTACACCGCAAACCATACAAAATTCCAATTGAGACACTACACGAGCTCAATACATTCACGAAAGACGTGGTGACAGCCACCATCAAATCAACACAATCTCAATATTCAATGGAGTTGAGTTTCCTCACGGTGCCACGAATTGCAAGTAACATTCCCATGGAAACAGTATCACGTGAGTCACTCAACATTCCAAAGAACATTCGTCTGGCagatccagaatttcatgtACCAGCACCAGTGGATTTACTCATCGGCACAGGGCCGACACTGGACCTTCTAAGCATTGGGCAAATCAAATTGTCCTCACCAAACAGTCCACCACTATCGCTGCAAAAGACACAGTTGGGATGGATTATTGGTGGGACAATGCCCACAGAGTCGAGCACCTCTGCACCAGCAAGATGCCACTTTACAAATGTCAGCCAGAAGAAAGAAGACATCACCTTCGATCTCCAACGATTTTGGGAGATTGAGGAAGGTCCCCAAGAAAAACATTTATCCAAGGAAGAACTTCAAACCGTGGAGCACTTCAAGCAGTCATTCAGCAGAGATAGTTCAGGGCGTTACACAGTCGCGCTCCCATTCAACGGAAAAGAAAAACTGTTGGGTGAGTCCTATTCAATGGCATTAAAAAGATACCATGGACTTGAACGTAAATTCAATCGCGATCCAGAGCTTCAACAGCAATATTCTTCCAATATTCAAGAATATCTCCAACTTAATTACTTGACCGAGGTCAAGGATGCATCAGAACCAGGTTTTTATTTACCTCATCACGCAGTAGTAAAAAAAGACAGTCTGAAAACAAAAGTACGCGTAGTTTACGATGCATCAGCTAAATCAACTACCAACATTTCCCTCAATGATTGTCTCATGGTGGGACCAACATTACAAGCAGACATCTTCTGGTTAATACTCCAATTCCGTTGCCAGCCATACGTATTAACTGgtgacattgaaaaaatgtatttacaattttcaattagaCCAGAGGATCGCAAATACCAAAGGATACTCTGGAGAAAAGCAAATGGAGAGCTCGCGACGTTCCAACTCAACAACGTCACCTTCGGCCTGGCTTCATCTCCATTCCAAGCAGTACAATGCTTGCATCAATTAGCAGACGATGAAGCCCACCGATATCCAGAAGCAgcagaaattttaaaaacaaacGTATACATGGACGACTTACTCACAGGGTTTGAAACCATTCAAGGAGGTATTCAGACTCGTGAAGCAATCACCAGTCTCCTGGAGGCAGGAGGCCTAACTATTCGTCATTGGGCCTCCAACAATCCTCAACTTCTTCAGGGACTACCTCCAGAAGCCATTCACCAGACACTCCAGCTAGATGAGGGATCTACTCTCAAGACTTTGGGAGTATTCTGGGATGCTCAATCAGATTCCATCGTCTACACAGTCAAACCAGTTGTCCAGAAGAAGACAATCACAAAGAGATTCATCATGTCAGAAATAGCCAAAATCTACGATCCACTTGGTTTGCTGGGACCAGTCATCCTCTCAGCAAAAAccataattcaaaaattatggCAAGTCAAAAGCAGCTGGGATGAATCTGTTCCGGAGCACATTCAGACAGAATGGACAGAATTCTGTTTACAACTCAACACACTTTTATATGAGAGTTTAGTAGTGCGATTTCGCAGGGTGGCTGATCCGTTGATTGAAGGGTGTTGA
- the LOC135171437 gene encoding uncharacterized protein LOC135171437, producing MFYYVIKSVYGERSEKCILLRTNRLNSTEDKWSESKLTIPPEVPEMRKVYCLLSTTHNRLLSKFSCIGKLRRVMALFLRLATKKKGPITVDEIEDANDHIIRLVQAECFNDELRILKQGNELPPKHRWLAMSPYLDAKSLIRVGGRLRNANIKYSEKHPLILPKNHHVVDLLIRREHLRTYHAGAQTTSYSLWRNYWILDARQRVRYLIRNCRQCIRAKPPPTDYVMGNLPAARVTETRPFLNVGVDYCGPFYLKEKKHRNRNKIKVWISVFVCFVVKAVHLEVVSDLTKEGFIAAFKRFTSRRGKPMNVYSDNGKNFVGAHPDAGHPSRRVWPEIHKMAYFCRSLPDTLSTPTINGFHQLEPTKTRVYQPWIDTEIKELYSFLQSETHNEIMHRRLANDGIEWHFIPPRAPHVGGLWEACVKSFKHHLYRITDCLVTFEEFNTLVIEIESILNSRPLTPMSSDAHDPTALSPAHFSIGDSLTSIPETDFTEISSNRLSSWEVIQRKKQEFWKRWYKEYLNEQNRKNKWTHGHHNIREGTLVILGEDNVPPKQWILGRVIKVFPGSDGVTRTVRVKTTTGEFDRNLSTLNGGRMFGPQFRNKEKRFCSTVCADDPGNWNLIEEVANGLTPPDNLLTNDKRGSLMSYKVKDLARSI from the exons ATGTTTTATTACG TCATAAAGTCTGTCTACGGTGAAAGGTCCGAGAAATGTATTTTATTACG AACAAACAGACTCAATTCAACAGAAGATAAATGGTCGGAATCAAAACTCACTATCCCTCCAGAAGTACCCGAGATGCGGAAGGTTTATTGCCTCTTGAGTACAACCCACAATAGGCTCCTGAGTAAATTTTCATGTATCGGAAAACTGAGGAGAGTTATGGCTCTCTTCCTACGCTTAGCAACCAAGAAGAAAGGTCCAATAACCGTAGATGAAATTGAAGACGCAAATGATCACATCATCAGATTGGTACAAGCGGAATGTTTCAACGACGAATTGAGAATATTGAAGCAAGGAAATGAACTCCCACCCAAGCATAGATGGCTAGCAATGAGTCCATACCTAGATGCGAAAAGTTTGATAAGAGTAGGAGGCAGACTGAGAAACGCCAATATCAAATACTCGGAGAAACATCCTTTGATTTTGCCCAAAAACCATCATGTCGTAGATTTATTGATACGTCGCGAACACCTAAGGACATATCATGCTGGTGCTCAAACCACTTCATATTCATTATGGAGAAACTATTGGATTCTTGATGCTCGTCAACGTGTTAGATACCTCATTCGTAATTGCAGGCAATGCATCAGAGCTAAACCACCCCCTACTGACTACGTTATGGGTAATCTACCTGCAGCCCGAGTAACAGAGACTCGACCATTTTTGAATGTTGGTGTGGATTATTGTGGACCCTTCTACttaaaggagaaaaaacaCCGCAACCGTAATAAAATAAAGGTCTGGATCTCTGTCTTTGTATGTTTCGTGGTCAAAGCAGTACATCTGGAGGTAGTAAGCGATTTGACAAAGGAAGGATTTATCGCAGCATTTAAACGTTTCACATCAAGGCGAGGAAAACCAATGAATGTGTACTCCGATAATGGAAAAAACTTCGTGGGTGCG CATCCAGATGCTGGACACCCTTCAAGAAGAGTTTGGCCAGAGATTCATAAAATGGCATATTTCTGCCGTTCTTTACCTGACACCCTCTCCACTCCCACCATCAATGGATTCCACCAATTAGAGCCAACCAAAA CTCGAGTGTATCAACCCTGGATTGATACAGAAATCAAGGAGCTATATTCATTCCTGCAATCGGAAACCCACAATGAAATCATGCACAGACGTTTAGCAAATGACGGCATTGAGTGGCATTTTATCCCACCCAGAGCGCCACACGTGGGTGGTCTATGGGAAGCCTGTGTCAAATCGTTCAAGCATCATCTATATCGGATCACAGATTGTCTTGTAACATTTGAAGAATTCAACACCTTAGTAATCGAAATAGAATCAATCCTGAACTCTCGTCCACTAACCCCCATGTCCTCTGATGCTCATGATCCAACTGCATTATCCCCTGCTCATTTCTCGATAGGCGATTCATTGACTAGCATACCCGAAACCgatttcactgaaatttcaagCAACCGTTTGTCCTCATGGGAGGTCATCCAAAGGAAGAAACAGGAGTTTTGGAAACGTTGGTATAAGGAATACCTTAATGAGCAGAACCGTAAGAACAAGTGGACCCACGGGCATCACAACATTCGAGAGGGAACATTGGTGATCCTAGGAGAGGACAATGTACCCCCTAAGCAATGGATCTTAGGGCGAGTCATCAAGGTTTTTCCAGGAAGTGATGGTGTAACACGAACTGTGAGAGTAAAAACCACCACAGGTGAATTCGATCGTAAC TTATCAACTCTCAACGGGGGCAGGATGTTCGGGCCTCAATTTAGAAATAAGGAAAAGAGATTTT GCTCAACGGTTTGCGCGGATGACCCAGGAAATTGGAACCTTATAGAAGAGGTGGCAAATGGGCTAACTCCCCCGGACAATCTTTTGACTAATGACAAGAGAG GTAGTTTAATG TCTTATAA AGTTAAAGACTTGGCTAGGTCGATTTAA